The Chitinophaga caeni genome segment AATTCTTTATCTTAATTCCTAAATAGAAAGGAATTGTATGATTAATTTAAGTGAGAAAGATTATGATGTTATCATAAAATCTTTGATGAAAAAAACTTTAAGTCAAAATGAGGATAATAACAGTGAAAAATTAATTAATACTATTGGTGCACGTGCTGCTCAAAACGCCATTAATGAAAATCTCGCGTTAAAAAACCCAATTACAATACTGAAGGATAATTGGGTTATTAGAGTCATGCCTGACGGTAGTGAAGAAAAGATTTCAAAGGTTAACCGGGTTGAAAATCCAATTTTCGCTTCACAAAAAATCGCCAAAGGAACTATCATTCATGCCAAAAAGAAAAACTTATAGAATGCGGGTATTTGCGGGTCCAAATGGTTCCGGCAAAAGCTCGATAATAAAAGAAATAAATAAAATTCCTTACGGTTTATTCATCTCCTTTTGGCTCAATATTTAGCTCCTACCAACAGGTCTATTCAACTTATGATAGCATTTACTATTTATCAGCCGTTCCAAAATATGCTAACTCCCGCTCCAAATCCAACCCCGGATACTTCTCTTTCAGCGCCTTCACTTTTGACAAATAACTCGACAAAAATTTCTTAAAATCTTCCGATCCTGGCTGTAAAGGTTTATGTTGTATCGCGGTTCTAACAGCTTCCAGTTGTTGTTGCAGTTCCCGGCTGGATGCATCCCAAGTGTGTTCCAAAAATGATTCCCAAACGTATTGCAAGGCTAAATCATTCGGATGCACCAAGTCTTCTTTGAAAAAACGGTAATCGCGCAGGTCATCGATGACCAGCTCGTATGAAGGGAAATAATGTAAACGGTTGAATTTATTCACCAAATGATGTACGGCTTGAATGAGAATGGCTTTGCTAAGATTATTCTCTACAACACCATCCTTTACATATCTTACAGGGCTGACCGTAAATAAAATTTGCACCTTGGCGTTCTGGAAAAACAAGCGGTGCATCATGTTATCCAGGGAAGTGATGACTTCTTCTAAAGTCAATAATCGCTTATCAAATTGTGCAGCAGGAAATTTATGACAATTGGCAACAGGTTTGTAATTCTCCTTGAGCGAATAAATAAAACTACTACCCAAGGTTAATATCAACCAATCTGCTTCCTTTATATAGTTTATTGCGAGGTTTTGATGTTCATTGATTCTTGATAAAACGGTTGCAGGATTAACATCGGAAAACCTGCCGTGATGATCCCAACTATGCCATAAACCATTTCTTTCAACTAGATTGGAAGATCCGTATATTTTGCCTTCAAGGTAGGTGTTCATCGCATGAACCAAGGCAGCGGGCGTATATAAAATGCCGTGGGGATTCAATAATACATCCATCTTATCTTGGATCATCCTGTTCCCCATCTCT includes the following:
- a CDS encoding GSCFA domain-containing protein; translation: MKFRLTFPVKSIEPKISYGQKVMVMGSCFAEEMGNRMIQDKMDVLLNPHGILYTPAALVHAMNTYLEGKIYGSSNLVERNGLWHSWDHHGRFSDVNPATVLSRINEHQNLAINYIKEADWLILTLGSSFIYSLKENYKPVANCHKFPAAQFDKRLLTLEEVITSLDNMMHRLFFQNAKVQILFTVSPVRYVKDGVVENNLSKAILIQAVHHLVNKFNRLHYFPSYELVIDDLRDYRFFKEDLVHPNDLALQYVWESFLEHTWDASSRELQQQLEAVRTAIQHKPLQPGSEDFKKFLSSYLSKVKALKEKYPGLDLERELAYFGTADK